The genomic stretch cgtgctcatcatactcattatccaacggaggttgttgggcaatgggagattgaaCAATGGGAGATTGAGTGGCCTCTTCTTGGCccatgggtggaggagtcctctctcgaacgggggaggagggccggttaaggtcaagctcgatacgagcctcaaccgtcttggttgcaaacaactccaaagccttatcttgtgacccggccaccgtctccttgtaaatggaccaacgttgctcggagttgatacgaattatcttccaacgggtgtgcattccaaaccccacattatgccttccctctagctcaataccatcatttggctcattccaattcaactcaaccctaacttgtgctaccacctccgcaaagctagggctaacgtcaaacaccaagtcaacctcttccgggtccggctctatgtttcccttcaagtaagcatccttgtccacatgatgaacatgaacaattctttccatccccctagcataatgggaacaacacatacacacatgtgttcattagataccataatcaacataatctacccatacaaactagcacactaccatttcttctacttcaacaaccctaacatccaaccaaatccatctccaccctcaaatcaaccaaatccacatctagggtttcacatatagattggagcaaatacacaaaatcaatggatgaaaagaggggaaacggaggagattacctcaagcaacgaGTTGGGAACAATCTCCACGGACGGATCCGACgatttggtggttgatttggtgggggggagagaggggagagagaaaaccgggcgcctttggaggagagaagaggaacgagaggaagaaagaaagaCTCGTGTCGGGGCTGGGCGCGCGCgcgcccaaacttaagtcaatgtgtggcgcccttcccggggcgccacactttcaaagtgtggcgccggccggagcggcgccactcgtgcctgccacgtcggatcggggtcaccggctcggcgtcgacgggccacgtcggatgggtgtgtggcgccgagccggggcgccacatgggcatgtgtggcgcccttgagaggggcgccacacaaaagggttagttccgtgaaatagtttcgccagagggtcagtctgtgcttttctttcagttttgggttatttttgtgtaaatcgccccctGCCTGCCATACAGGGCTCGAATCCCAGTCCATCGGCCGACAAACCAACGTGGCCCATCTGTAAATTATGGCCTTTCTTCAGAAAAAAAACATATGGAAAGTATGTCCCACATTCTTGGCTCTCCTTGGAAAACGAACACCGGAAATTGACCTTatgaacacaaaaaaaattacttGCCAAAAATACTATAGACATGATGTTGATGTCACAACGAGTTGGGTGCAGACCTGTAACATTTTTTTCTGCATTATTACATAATAATAATGCCGACAATCCAACCAGTGTTGCATTTTGCCTTGGCCAATCATAACACGGATGCAAGGTACTAAATGGAAGACGGGGATGATATTGTATGCTTTAGAAACTCGCCCAGCCATGGTATTGACGGTATTGTGGTGTTCGTCTTTGCTAGGTTGGTAAAACTATCATTGTCTTGAAGATCAGACGGGTCGCCCCTTGATATGGGAGCAGGAAGAGCGATGTGTGAGCATGAAGGTGTGAGAGACTGAAGAAGGATAGAGGATGCTTCGGGATAGAGTATGCTTTGGATAGAGGATGCTTCGGTTGGCGCGGACTGTGAACTCGACAACAAAAAACACTAACATCCCTTTCTCAAGCATTGACAATCTATAAATTGACAGTGGTGAACGAGCAAGCATGTCGTCAAGgtggatgaggaagatgaggtggTGGTTTGACAAAGAAGCGTCGGAGCAACAAGAGATGCAGGAGGATGAGGAAGTGGCAACAAAGATTAGGCTACCAGTAGGTGCCCAATCACTTTCCTTTCATCTATATCCATGTGCTTGCAAAATACATACTAGTCTTGGAGCTCTTGTATCCTCCCCAACCAAGTGGGTATGTGATTTCTAGATCCACTCCCCATTACAACTATCTTCAACGGTGGCATGACACCGGCTAGATCGACATAGTGGCTTATCATTGGTTTGTATTTGTGGTTGGCATGTTTTTTTTTGTGATGTTCAccgtgtgacataggcatccccaatgggcctgccgaagatggtatccGAGGTTTACTGAAAgctcatgactcgaagaatacgaagcccggaagcccaattaactgtcgatatggaaagatagaaggaataaagagatctgtaactttacgggtcgaactcaaagagtctcccggaatctgtaacttgtgtaatacgaaaccctcggctccgcctcctatataagggggagtcgaggaacgaagaaaggatcgattccattgtcaacacaaccctagttttctagcagtcgagtactttttcgactgaaaccctcgagatctacttgccctctacttccacgaaaaccctagtctacaatccgtaggcattgacaagtcgataccttgtcaccgtGCCCAATGCTAAAATGGGAGTGAGCGTATTTTTCAAATAGCCTTTGTTTGGATTTCTAATCAGGTTTCATTGTAGTAGAGTAACCTTCTCATGTTTACTGCAATTTTGGGAAAACATACAATGTGACGAGGCTCCATGAAGATGGCTACTAAAGTGTGACTTGAGACAAACCACACAACCCAAAGAGCGTTGAAAGTTATGTTGTAACGGTGTGATTGAAGTTTGGAATCCATGTGTGATGATCTTAGCTGAATGTTTCTTAAAAGTCGGTAAGACGATTGAGGTGCATTTTCATCATTGTTCGGGGAAATGCTAATCAAGTGGCGCAAGAATTAACGAAATTTTCTTATAGCTCAAAGGATACCCATGTGTGGGATGGTGATCCTCTGGATTTTATTTCACCTCATGTAATTTGTGATATAACATTGTTATTAGTTAAATAAAAGTATATTCCTTAAAAAGGCATTGTAagttggtaacaaaatgatggagatccatttttatttttctgttaaaAAATATAGGGTAGCAATCCTTTGAAAAGGCTACATTTTGGGCTTGTTTCGACTTTATGTATTAGCTGAGGGTAGAGACAAAAAAAATCCAGTGGGTCCCCTACCACGGTCCCACCGTCCAGGGAACGGCCACGAAATCAGATCCATCACGCCCGCACGAATCTCAGCAACGCAAACCCTAAACGCCCACCGCTATAAATTTCCCCTCTTCTCCCCTCCTCACTCTTctcgcagccgccgccgtcgtcgtcttcgAAGCCCCTGCCACCGGAGATCTCCCGACCTCTCCGAGCGCCGACCAACCGGAGATCTCCCGGTCCCTCCCTCCGCCATCATGGGGTGCGTGCTAACatcccttctcctccttcattgtAGTGTGTTTCATGCGCACCTTTTCCTTCCTCGCCGATGATCTATCAGTCCTGACCACCCCCTATCCTGGAGATGTTTCTTTGCTCCGCTTCCCAATTATTGCTTCCAGTGTTTACGCCGTGTAGATATGTGCCTGTGTGATCGAATCTCTTGTGCTTTGGTGTTCGAATAGCATAAGCGAATTAGTGCCATATGATTTAGGCTGGTTTATGCTACGGTTTAGAGCGTGAGATCTGCGTTACGATGCGTGGAAAACTGAGCTTAATGACGGTCCAGTGCTGATCAGATACAACGTCAGTCCTAAACATATTCATAAGCGATATAAATCCGTTGCCACTGTGTAATCTGAATCCTAAGTCCAAATGATTGGGCCCTGGAAGTtatgcatggtagcatacaatacAAATCCCTTCTTAATTAATGGCCTCTTGCTTGGTCTCTTTGTCTTGGTACCGATAGTTTGTGTAGTTTTTTTTTATGATGCTCTGAAAGTTTACGGTGTCTAGATTATGTCCACCTCCTTAGTCGTTGTGATTGCTGTGTATAATTTATGTGCTCACTAGTTGGATTAGAATTCAATGTGAAATGGTCGGACCATATTAACAGTATGCACTATGCGACACTTCGGTTCAGTAACATGTTTttattctgtaatttttctttgggATATGTACCATGTGTAGTTGATTACAACAAATAGCCAATAGTCCAACTTAGCAATGTCATGAACAGTCCTATTGATGCATCTCTTGTAACTGTGTTATGACTTCAATGCTACTTGTCATGTTAGAACTAAAAGTGTTGCATCAATGATCTAACAGCTGAGCTTTGTTAAACTAATGGAAACATGATTTAATTCTCATCGCAGTAAGACACGTGGTATGGGAGCTGGGCGCAAGCTCAAGACCCACCGCAGGAACCAGAGGTGGGCTGACAAGGCATACAAGAAGAGCCACTTGGGCAATGAGTGGAAGAAACCCTTCGCTGGATCATCTCATGCCAAGGGCATCGTTTTGGAGAAGATGTATGTTGAAGAGCAGATTCATGTTCCCTTGTTTTCATCTCTAGTTCTGCATTCTTGCTAATGTGCAATTGCTCCATTTCAGTGGTATTGAGGCCAAGCAGCCTAACTCTGCCATCCGTAAGTGTGCTCGTGTTCAGTTGGTGAAGAACGGGAAGAAGATTGCTGCCTTTGTGCCCAATGATGGTTGCCTGAACTACATCGAGGAAAACGTACATGTTCCTCACCCATAGCTTAGTTATGTCGAATTGTCCTAGTATATGTAACTGACCTAGCCTATTGTTTTTCATGGCTTGCTTCAGGATGAGGTGCTGATTGCTGGATTTGGTCGTAAGGGACATGCCGTGGGAGATATTCCCGGTGTCAGGTTCAAGGTTGTCAAGGTATCTGGTGTGTCGCTGCTTGCACTCttcaaggagaagaaggagaagcctAGGTCTTAGATTGCTCTTTTGATAGGCAAGGAAAGAATGGACTGTTAAGGTTTGGGATGTTTGAGGAGGAAAGTTGCCTGCTATGTTTACTGTGTCCTATATAACCTGAAGTTGTATTAGCTTGAATTGTTCCTTCTCAGCTGTCGCTTTTGTTAACAGTTGCTATTAAGAGTTTTGTTTCTGTGATTTGGATATATTAATGCCCTGTTACTCTGCTGGCTATATGATTCTCTCTCACCTGTGCTATGTTCGTATCATGTGGTAGTTCGTATCATGTGTAAGCCCATCATGAATTGTTTTTAGTTTGATTCAAGTAAGATTGTGTTCATTGAATCACTATAGGCACATGTTCTTATCTGTGAAATTATCACCAGTGCTGTGATCATTGTCATGCTTTTTATATGTGCATGGAAGTGTTAACCGAATTGCGAATTATACAAGCTGGATGATATAAGGTGACATATCGATCAGAAATatatttcagcttttgccattatATTGTGGACAATGACCCTCACGACAATATAGAATGAGCCTCCTCACAAAAATATAACTGACAAAAATCATTCAGCTTTTGCAATCATATTGTGGGCAAAACCCTCCTGAAAATATAGAATGGGCACAACAAACAATTCTTGATGGCAAAAGCCTAAAGCACAATCGTAGGACAACTCAATAATCATCAGTGCAAAGTCGACCACAATGAGCAGAATTCGAGTTCAGATATATACAAATACTAATGAGCAGAATTCGAGTTCAGATATATACAAATACTTCGTTTCTGTTgtacaaagtatcatgatcatCATGCCTGGAAAACAGAGGATCcttaagagtgacaataactcaaTAAGGGAACCGGGATGTTCAGCTAACATGCTGGAACCTCAAAGCGTGGTCTTTATATCCGAACGAAGGGAGTAGCAGTTGTGTACGCACATTAAACTTAGAGGCTGTTACATGACTATAATGTACATAAAGGTCTACGAACTGCAGAACGTATCCCCCTCCATATCTGTCAGAAAGAAAGTAAGCATGAAGCGACAACAAAAGAAGAGGACAAAGCGTTGAAGATTGATTCAAAATTAATGTCAATCAACCAGGCATTAACACGTGGATACGTATAAAATACAGGATAATATGAAACACCAAATTCCCTATGTTTTCAGCAGGGTGCAAGAAAACTCACCATCTTGACCTTGTCGGCTGGGTCCGTGAATATGATGAGGTACGTAGCTGTTGATAAATAAAGCAAGTAAGGCTCATCGTGAGTCTACTAGTCATAATCCAGAATCAGCATGATACTCATCTAATGTACCTCTGTCCACAAAAGGATGTcgcaagtttatctaaatttgaatgtatataTAGACACTCTTTATTATTTAGATACAtgtgaatttagacaaatcttcgaCATCCTTTTATGTATGGAGGGACTGACACGAACAGAAACATCAGAACTTGCTGTCAAGCAGTTCTATGAAACAATACCTGGTACTTTCCAAGTCCTTTGTATGTAAGAAAACCGGCACTGTTCAGCCTTTCCACAATATCATCTAAATCTGGAACTTGCAAGTTGATTTTATCTGCTAAGCTCTGTATCTCCTGCAAAAGGAAAATTATAGAACATTAGAGGAACCCCAAGAATATGCTCCTATTTACTGGACAGACCACATCACAAAGGAACCAAAATGCACAAAAAGCAAGACAAAATTCTTCATCATTGCAGGATTAGAAGGTTTGCTTGTTTCAGTTTTAAAAAAGTTGATTTGCTGGTTTgactttgtactccctccgttccttcttATAAGGTGTATTAGTTTTCTAAAAGGTCAAATAGCactaactttgaccaagtttttacatCGTCTACAATAGTAAAATAAATGAAATATACAGCATCTTTTACTTTTTGGATGGTCGGCGGCGCCATAAACTCGATAACCAGCACCACAGAGTCAAGAAATTCAACTAAATAGAATCCTAAAACAATCTTATAACACTTCATGATGAATATAATGATACTGATTTGGTGTTATAGGTTGCTAGTCTTTTCTAGAAACTTGGCCAAAGTTAGTGTAGTTTAACTTTTCAGAAAACTAATACTCCTTATAagaaggaatggagggagtataatgtAATAACTAGCAGACCAAGAGCTTTTCAGCAAAACTATTTTAGACACATAGTTTCTTACAGCTCTTGAAAAGCAATCTTTTTGCTGCAACTCTGATTGCTTGTTTAAGGCATTCAGGAGTCTCCTTAACTCCTTTTGTTGGCTCATCCCACCACTCCGAGTAAAGTCCACAAAACCATGCTCATCAACATATTTGTCATATAGGGACTCTCTCATGATGGCGATAACATCCTGCGACATAAAAAAGTGCACAAGGTTAAGACCACAATACCCCCATTTTTTAGATAAAAATGGTGTACCTCTTTATGTCATCTAACTGTTGTTCAACTGTCTATTTGCCAAACTACACTCTGGCATAGGCCTTAGGCATGCAAGCACCGTACAATGACATTTTCAGATTCAAAGTAAAGCAGCAAACAGACAGAAAAATTAAATCTGCGACATCGACATGATATGGAGGTTAAAGAACATAATTCATCATGCTTTTAAGTTTGATTCAGCAATTTTCTGAGGATGAAAAGTAAGCAAGAGAAAGAACTCAGCCTTTCCCAGCAACTATGGACAAGAACCTAAGCCGACAGAAAATTCACGCAATTTATTTACAAACTATGAAGAAATCGAAGCTGGCAGTGCAAGGGGGAGGACTAAGTATTCAACTTATTTTACCTTGGCATCTTGTTTAGTCACTTCTTCTCTTAGATCCACCCGAGCACGAGCTTCTGCTAACCTTACAAGGCTTTCCAATTGTCTGGCTGTGATGGGTGTGCCATCAGCAGAAGTACTGCGGTCTCTCAAATACAAGTAAAACTCTTGCAGAGTATCACCTGCTGGCTTTGACATGCTTAAAAAGAGGGAGCGAAAGTACAAAATGAGAACTCGTCATTATATTACATATATGGGATTAGTAAGTGAGAAGGAGCTGACACAATACCGAGGGGTAACGTAGTTTCTTGCATAAGATATATACTTGCGAAGAAGTGGTCCAGGTAACGGAACAAAATCCCTATCTTTCTCCGGATGTAGTCTCAGCTTTGAAGCTAATGATTTCTCACCAATTTCGGCACCCATAGTGTCACTACATTGAGACACTGAGAAAAATTGCAAATCAGCAACGATGGATAAGGTTTCAGTTGTACACAAAGGAACTAAGAGCATTACGCTCTAGCTACCTGTTCTTAACCTCTTGTTGGATGTGCAACGATCTCTATCATTGGTATGGAGCTGCATGTAGAAAATAATGGCTTTATCTTAGTTTTTCAGTTAGATTATAGCCCTAAAACATATATCATTTTATTACAAACTGTAGATCCATCGCTTTATGCGAGGATGTTTCTCATCAGTACAATATATGCTTGAGATGTGAATACAATAACAAGaataacaacatcaaagcctttttcctaagcaagttggggtaggctagatatgaaatccAACAGAAACAAAATGAAACCAAGACAAGGAGAGAGAAAAAGGAACAAGTAAACTAAGATTGCAACACATGGATCACTGATTTCCATGTGGTCCTATCAAGAGCCAAATCTACTCTCGGATCACCTGGCATGAGGTACTGTCCTGGATTCGCTCGCCGGTGGCCATTCTGGCTGATGGGGTTTTGTTCGTTGATTGGTGAGATACAACCGTCCGAGCTTCCCCAAAGGCGGCCCGTAAGGGCATCTCCTCGGCAATCATGCTCACGGCTTGGTGGCTATGGAAGCGGCGCAACACTATCATCTTCGATGGCGCGCGACCCGACCTTCACGGCTTGCTCGACACGATAAAGGCAGAGGCCAAACCGTGGGCGACAGCGGGGGCTTCGGGGCTTGCGGCACTGCTCCCCACATGCTCCCCACAGTGTAGTGTGTAGTGTGTCGCGTTGTACTCGGGTGTGGCCTCTCTAGGCTTGTATCAAACTttctctatcaatgcatcgaaacacaagcttttgcgttttctcgaaaaaaaaagagcaaaatCTTTAGGGACATCCCAGTCTCTCAAGTCTCCATTTAGCGCCTCCGCCCATGTCAACTTTGATCGTCCTCTCCCTTCCTTATATTTTCACTACTCCTTAGAATTCCACTATTAACTTGTGCTTctggaggcctccgttggatatgacCAAACCACCTTAGTCGGTGTTGGACTAACTTCACGTCGACCTCTAGACTATATATTCTTGAGATGTGAATAAAGAAAATAATAGCAGAAACTTACCGCCATTATATGGTCTGATAATCTCTTATCTAGAAACTCGTCTGGCTTGTCAAGCAAAATGAAAACCAAGTCAAACCGAGAGAGAAGGGCGGCATTCATCTTTAAATTCTCATTCACTGTTTTCCCTCGGCTGCAGAAATAGTACATTAAAAAGTTGGAAATAAACCAGAAATTTAATATCTATTACCTCTCACTGACAAGCAAGATGAAGAAACAACGCCAGAATAACTAGAAAATTGTATTTACTTGCAGCTCTATCTGCTCCAGGTGCAGTATAGGACCACGATTGTAATCAAAACAACCATACTGTAGTAATTGCACACCAGGTACAGATAAACACCCAGACCAGCAGTACAGGTAATCAGTATCAATTGAAAAAGA from Lolium rigidum isolate FL_2022 chromosome 4, APGP_CSIRO_Lrig_0.1, whole genome shotgun sequence encodes the following:
- the LOC124650418 gene encoding 40S ribosomal protein S23, which gives rise to MGKTRGMGAGRKLKTHRRNQRWADKAYKKSHLGNEWKKPFAGSSHAKGIVLEKIGIEAKQPNSAIRKCARVQLVKNGKKIAAFVPNDGCLNYIEENDEVLIAGFGRKGHAVGDIPGVRFKVVKVSGVSLLALFKEKKEKPRS